From the genome of Pelosinus fermentans DSM 17108:
GCGTGTTTTTAATTTTAATGCAGGTCCGGCAATACTGCCTTTAGAGGTGCTGGAAGAAGTACAAGGTGAATTACTCAACTATCACGAAACGGGCATGTCCATTTTAGAAATGAGCCATCGTTCGAAAGCATATGAAGGGATTAACCGTCAAGCCGAGGCCAATCTGAAAGAGTTGTTGGGCTTAGGTGATAACTATAGAGTACTATTTCTGCAAGGAGGAGCAAGTACCCAATTTGCGATGATACCAATGAATTTCCTGCCCCCGGGACGGACAGCAGACTATATATTGACAGGTTCCTGGTCAGAGAAGGCTTATAAGGAAGCCAAATTATTTGGAAATACCCATGTAGCTGCAACAACTGCTGAGGGCAACTACAAGCGTACTCCTAATTTGGATGAAATTCAGTTAAGCGATAATCCTGCCTATGTACATATCACTTCAAATAATACGATTTTTGGTACCCAATGGAAAACCCTGCCTTCCTTTGGTGAAGTACCATTGTTTGCCGATATGTCATCGGATATTTTGTATAAGCCTTTTGATGCAGAAAAATTTTCTTTAATTTATGCCGGAGCACAAAAGAACTTAGGTCCATCCGGAGTTACCGTTGTTATTGCCCGCAAAGAGCTATTAGAGAATAATCCGAAAGATATTCCTACGATGCTGCGATACGAAACCCATGCTAAGAATGATTCCCTTTATAATACGCCACCGGCTTTTTCTGTGTATGTACTAAACTTAGTGCTGCAGTGGATTAAGAAGCAGGGCGGATTAGTGGGAATGCAAAAGCGTAATGAAGAAAAAGCTGCTTTGATTTATCATACGATTGACAACAGCAATGGTTTTTATATAGGGCATGCGCAAAAGGACAGTCGTTCTTTAATGAATATTACCTTCCGTTTGCCGAGTGAAGAGCTGGAGAAGACCTTTGCCAGTGAAGCTGAGAAGGCTGGTCTTGTCGGTCTTAAAGGGCATCGTTCTGTAGGCGGTTTACGGGCTTCCACGTATAATGCCATGACGGTAGAAGGCTGCCGGGGACTACAACAATTTATGCTGCATTTTCAGCAGAAAAACGGGTAAACTACAGGAAGAAAAGTTAGAAAGCGGGAGTACAGGTTGACTGTATCCCGCTTTTCATCTTATTCTTTTTACTCTGACGCTCAATTGCCATTTCTACTGTCGACCAACGAAGGTGGAATCTCGTTGAACTTTTTCTATGAGAGCGGCAGGATTATTTCCAGGAGACCGTGAAGTAGTAATGATAAAAAAGATAAAGATTATTAAATAATAGGTAAGATTTATTATAATTTACTCTGCTGCAGGTTTAAGGAGGATTGATCTTGTTCAGATGAATCCGGCAGAGGGGTAATTTGGAGGGGAATACCTCCAGCAGTCGGTGCCAGGGTATTAAAAACGAAGGTGTAGATTAAGCCGAATAAGCCTGAGGCTAAACCTGCTAAAAGCGTGATAAAAGCTCCTCCAAGGAAGCCGAGAGAACTTCGGTCCATAATGAAAAAGAGCAAACCGACAATACTTCCCGTACAAATACCACCAGCAAACATTAGATAAAAAACAGGTCTATAGCCAAGGCGAATCAGTTTATAATTAAACATACGATCAACTGCCTTTCGATCCGAGTCTTTCAGTGTGGAATATAAAATCTAGGAGGAATGAAAATGTCTAATGAAATATTTGATATTGGGATTATTGGAGGGGGACCAGCGGGTTTATCGGCTGCTTTAACAGGGCGGATTCGCAATAAGAGTGTTGCTTTATTTGAGCATATGGATTTTAGCCTGAAATTGCAGAAAGCTCACATTGTGGATAATTATTTAGGAGTACCACAGGTTACAGGCCAAGGGATGATGCAGCAATTTTTGGCTCATTGTACTGCCCACAATCCCAGCATTATAAAGGAAAAGGTTGTAAATGTCTTTCCAGGAGATGATTTTTTCACTTTACTGACACCTGGGGCAACGTATCAGGCACGTACCGTGATTATTGCTACGGGTGTGGTAGCGACTACTTTGTTTCGTGGGGAAAAGGAATTCTTGGGTAAAGGTGTAAGTTACTGTGCTACTTGCGATGGGATGATGTATAAAGGGAAAGATGTGGCTGTTATTTCCTACACCAGTGAGGGTGAGCATGAAGCGGAGTATTTAAGTGAACTATGCCGCAGTGTATACTATTTGCCTCAGTATAAAGATATGGCTCCATTGCGTTCTGGTATCAAAGTCATCCATGAGAAGCCCCAGACGATTTCAGGTGATGTAGTAGTAGAAAAATTGCAGATGGGAAAAGAGGAGCTAAACGTTCACGGAGTATTTATTATTCGCATGTCTGATCCCGTGGAAAATGTGCTTCCAGGCCTTGCTCTTGACGGTGAAGTTATTAAGGTAAATCGCGACATGTCTACAAGCATTCCAGGGGTTTTTGCAGCAGGTGATTGTACCGGAAAACCTTGGCAGATAGCCAAAGCTACAGGAGAAGGCTTAGTAGCAGTATTAAGTGCTATTACTTATTTAGGGAAAAAGGATAAATAAAGCAGTCTTAAGGTAAACCATAGTGTGACGTAACCAAATAAGGTGAAGACAATGGAAACCAGAGAAGTAAAGCCAATATAACTAAAAAGTACACTGAATGTTATGACGATGAGTAACGCGGCAGTCTTGGATAAACTTGTGACTGCCGTTAATTTTGTAGTGCATCCATATAGGCATGCGAGGCCCGTGGTATACATGGCAGCCGCAAAGGTAAAAATATAAGCTGCATGATGAACAAAATGCTGTGATCCTGCAATATGCAGCATGGGAATTTCATATTCTGGAGATAACGGATAGTGAATCATAACTACCAGGATGATTAAACCTGCTAATAATAATAGCAGCAAGCTGCCGATTATGCTTCCGATTATGCGGATAGAAGGTTCGGGGGTACGGGCGCCTAGAGGAACTAATAGAGTAGCACTCATGACTAAGTTGTAAGAAAGATAGAGCAAGCTGGAGAGCAGCCAATGAGAAGTTGATATGTTGATGGCTGCCGATGAAATATGCAGTATTGTAAAATTCCAGTCATGATAAGACAGTGA
Proteins encoded in this window:
- the serC gene encoding 3-phosphoserine/phosphohydroxythreonine transaminase, which encodes MAQRVFNFNAGPAILPLEVLEEVQGELLNYHETGMSILEMSHRSKAYEGINRQAEANLKELLGLGDNYRVLFLQGGASTQFAMIPMNFLPPGRTADYILTGSWSEKAYKEAKLFGNTHVAATTAEGNYKRTPNLDEIQLSDNPAYVHITSNNTIFGTQWKTLPSFGEVPLFADMSSDILYKPFDAEKFSLIYAGAQKNLGPSGVTVVIARKELLENNPKDIPTMLRYETHAKNDSLYNTPPAFSVYVLNLVLQWIKKQGGLVGMQKRNEEKAALIYHTIDNSNGFYIGHAQKDSRSLMNITFRLPSEELEKTFASEAEKAGLVGLKGHRSVGGLRASTYNAMTVEGCRGLQQFMLHFQQKNG
- a CDS encoding NAD(P)/FAD-dependent oxidoreductase gives rise to the protein MSNEIFDIGIIGGGPAGLSAALTGRIRNKSVALFEHMDFSLKLQKAHIVDNYLGVPQVTGQGMMQQFLAHCTAHNPSIIKEKVVNVFPGDDFFTLLTPGATYQARTVIIATGVVATTLFRGEKEFLGKGVSYCATCDGMMYKGKDVAVISYTSEGEHEAEYLSELCRSVYYLPQYKDMAPLRSGIKVIHEKPQTISGDVVVEKLQMGKEELNVHGVFIIRMSDPVENVLPGLALDGEVIKVNRDMSTSIPGVFAAGDCTGKPWQIAKATGEGLVAVLSAITYLGKKDK